One Haladaptatus paucihalophilus DX253 genomic window, GCCAGACGTACAGCCGATAAGCTGGGTCGACGAGTACTTCGTAGTTGTGCTGCTGGCGAAGCTTTGTCGGATCGGGAAGTTTCACGCTCAGCTTCCCGCGTGAGTTCAACGACTGCATCGCCTCATTGGCCGTCGAAAGCGTGTTCATCGGCATGTTCACGGTTCGAAGCGGTTCGACGGGTTCGACTGCAACCGCCGATTTTTCGGGTGCAAACAGATCGTAGTAGTCGTCCCGTCCGATGCCGAGAACGGCGGCGAGCAAGCCCGCGACCGTGGTTCGTGGGATGACGCGATAGGTTTGCTTGACGATATTCCCCTCGATACGGCGGAAGTGCCCCCATGGTCCACGAACCGTAACCGAGAGGCATCGCGGCGGAACATTATCACTATCGCTGTCCGAGGGGAGGTTGTCCCACGCGGAGAGTGTTTCCTGTGTCACGGTCAGGGGAGCGTCGCTAGGTGTTCTTCGTACACGTCCACGACGCGGACTGATTCCGCACCGAGTGCGTCTTCGAGTGCTTCGTAAAGGAGTTCGGCGTCGCCGACTTCGTCGCCATACGAGATGGGGAGTACATCGCTTACGACAACGTGGACGCTCTCGATACGGTTCGCGTTCGTTTCGAGACGACTGACGAGTGAATCGACCGAGAGGGTGAGGTCACGGACGTTCCGAAGTTCGTCGTCCGGTTTTGTCCGGTCGCTGTCGAGTTCGAGGTCTTTGTCGAGACCACCAAGATGGAAACTGTCAGTGTCGTACTCCACGCGTATGTAGAGCCGCGGTTCCTGTCCGACCTTACTTCGGCTGATGGTCTGGTTCTTGATTGCACGCCAGCAGAGCGTATCGAGTCGCTCCACGTCCTCAGTCGTGAGATTTGTATCCTCGGCACCGTGTTCGTCCACGAGACCGTGGAACCGAATGAGACCGTACTGGATGCGGTGGTCGTCCAAGTCGAAACCTCCCTGTGCCTTCTCGTCCTGTGTTGCGATGACACTCGTGAGGCTGTCGTACTCCTCGTTCTCGTTGACGGCGTGCATCGACTTTCCGGGCGAGAACTGGACTGGTCCGGTGAAGTGGTTGGGGAGGTGTTGTGCGTACTTGTCGTCGGTATCGACGCTCATAGTTGCGCCGAAATATCGAACGTCGGAACTATTGGCAAGGAACTCCCCGAACACTTCATCGGCAAGGTTTTCGTCAGGTGTCTCGTCCAAATCGACCTCTTTCAGTCGGTCTTCGAGAAGGTCTTCACGTGTCGCCTGCTGACCATCCTCGTGGACATTTCGGATGTACACGCCGTGGCCGTCATCATCCAGTTGGTCGCGGAGGTAGCGTTTCAGGCGGACGTCGGTGACGATTGCCTGTCGCGTCTGTGGATCGATTCGTGGCCGATTCGCGC contains:
- the cas5b gene encoding type I-B CRISPR-associated protein Cas5b — translated: MTQETLSAWDNLPSDSDSDNVPPRCLSVTVRGPWGHFRRIEGNIVKQTYRVIPRTTVAGLLAAVLGIGRDDYYDLFAPEKSAVAVEPVEPLRTVNMPMNTLSTANEAMQSLNSRGKLSVKLPDPTKLRQQHNYEVLVDPAYRLYVWLENGDRFEELATMLEDGRSHYVPSLGLSEHLAELEYHGIEAVEVGPTDGLVSVDSAVPNAVDRVVPETETRCQVEESPAFMTADSGGRTTTGFTSYAYNPDAGPLTVRDPETAVVGEKTVMFV
- the cas7b gene encoding type I-B CRISPR-associated protein Cas7/Csh2; translated protein: MTNETTTVENRSEIVFLYDAVDANPNGNPLSGANRPRIDPQTRQAIVTDVRLKRYLRDQLDDDGHGVYIRNVHEDGQQATREDLLEDRLKEVDLDETPDENLADEVFGEFLANSSDVRYFGATMSVDTDDKYAQHLPNHFTGPVQFSPGKSMHAVNENEEYDSLTSVIATQDEKAQGGFDLDDHRIQYGLIRFHGLVDEHGAEDTNLTTEDVERLDTLCWRAIKNQTISRSKVGQEPRLYIRVEYDTDSFHLGGLDKDLELDSDRTKPDDELRNVRDLTLSVDSLVSRLETNANRIESVHVVVSDVLPISYGDEVGDAELLYEALEDALGAESVRVVDVYEEHLATLP